The DNA segment GGTCGATCCGAGGCGCTTTTGCCCCCCCTCCGAGAACGGACGGGCGTGCTTTCGGTCGAGCTCCACACCCATTCGAACCTCTCGCACGACGGCCGCGACCCCGTCGAGCTCCTGCTCGAGCAGGCGAGCGCGGTCGGGCTCGACGCGCTCGCGATCACCGACCACGACGTGATCGACGCCTCGCTCCGCGCGGTCGAACTCGCCCCCGAGTACGGGCTCGTAGGGATCCCCGGCGTCGAGATCACGAGCGAGGCGGGCCACGTACTCGGCATCGGCATCGACGAGCGAGTTCCGCCGGGGCTCTCCTACGTGGAGACGCTCGCGGCGATCCGCGAACGGGGCGGAATCGCGGTCGTCCCCCACCCCTTCCAGTCCTCCCGCAGCGGCGTGGGCGCGAAGGTCTCCCGCGACGAGCTCGCCCGTGCCGACGCGATCGAGGTGTACAACTCGCGGCTGCTCACGGGCCGAGCGAACCGGAAGGCGAAGGCGTTTGCCCGCTCGCGGGGCCTGCCGATGACGGCGGGCAGCGACGCCCACATCGGCGAGATGGTCGGACAGGCCGTAACGAAGGTCGACACCCGCGGCGAACGAAGCGCCGAGGCGATCCTCGCGGGGATCCGGGAGGGCCGGACGAGCGTCGAGGGCGTGCGCACCCCCTGGCGGATCAGCTTCCGGCAGGCCGGCGGCGGCGTGAAACGCCGCGTTCGAAGCCGACTGGACGCCCTCTTCGGATGATTCAGGGAGCCGACGCCGCAGTCGTCGAACGGGCGATCGAGCACCGCGAACCGCTTCCCGGCACTCGAGGGTTCGCCGGCCGGCTTCACGACGGTCGGCTCGTCCGCGACGTCCTCGGGCGCTACCCGCTGTTCGTCGAGCGCGGTTCGTCGGAGTGGGCGTTCTCGCCGACCGAACTCGCCGATCCCGTCTCCTTCCCGGCTGGCCACCTCCGCGACGCGGACGGCACCCGACGGGAGTGGTCGCTCCCGGACCCGCCGGCGTTCGACGACGAGAGCCAGGCGACGGCGGCGGTGGTCGACGCCCTCGATGCGAGCCTCGCGGCCGTCGCCGACGACGGTCTCGCCGTTGCCTTCTCCGGCGGCGTCGATTCGTCGATCGTCGCGAGCGCCCTGGACGCACCGCTGTACGCCGTCGGCTTCGAGGGGAGCCACGACCTCGCGGCCGCCCGCGAGAGCGCCCGGATGATGGGCCGGGAGCTCCACGTCGTCGAGTGTACCCACGCTGACGTCGAGCGAGCGGTCCCCGCCGTGGCCCGCGCGACCGGGCGGACGAACGCGATGGACGTCGGGATCGGGCTCTCGTTGTACCTCGTCGCCGAACGCGCCGCCGGGGACGACTACGACCGCCTCGCCGTCGGCCAGGGCGCCGACGAGCTGTTCGGGGGCTACGAGAAGGTCGCCCGCCTCGATCACCGCGTCGAGGCCGACACCGTCCGCGGGGCGGTCCGCGAGTCGATCGGCTCGCTTCCCGACGGGCTCGAACGCGACGTGCTCGCGATCCGCGCAGCCGGCGTCGAGCCCGTCGCGCCGCTGCTCGACGACCGCGTCGTCCGCGAGGCGCTCCGCCTCGACGGCCCCATGCTCGCGACCGGCGAGGAGCGAAAGCGGATCCTCCGGCGGGCCGCCCGCGAGTTCGTCCCCGACGCCGTCGCGACCCGCGAGAAGAAGGCACTCCAGTACGGCAGCCTGATCGCCCGCGAGCTCGACCGTCTCGCCCGACGGGCGGGCTACAAACGCCGGATGGACGACCACGTCACGCGGTACGTCGAGTCGCTCCTCGAGTGAGCTAGCCGAGCAGGGAGATCGCCTCGCGGCCCAGTCGCCGCACGTCGGAGTCGAATCGATCCTCCTCGAGTTCCTCGGGGGTGACCCACTCCCAGGCCTCGGCGGCCCGTTCGCCGTCGCCCGGGTCGAGGTCCCGATCGTCCACGCGGCCGTAGTAGACGAAGTCGACGTGCTGGTGGGCGACGCGATCCTCGAGACGGTCGATGTCCTCGAGCAGGAGGTGTGCCGGCTCGGGGAGCGAGCGAACCGTCGGCGAGTGCACGTCGTCGTGGCTCTCGTAGAGCGCGACCTCGAGGCCGGTCTCCTCGCGAGCCTCCCGTCGGGCGGCCTCGTGGGGGAGCTCGTCGCGCTCTACGTGGCCGCCCGGTGGGAGCCAGAGTCCCAGCTTTCGGTGTTCGTGCAGCAGCGTCGCGCCGTCGTTGACGACGTAAACGGTGGCGACGAAGTGTCGCGTCGTCTCCATACACGGCCGACGACGG comes from the Halalkalicoccus sp. CG83 genome and includes:
- a CDS encoding PHP domain-containing protein; the encoded protein is MLSVELHTHSNLSHDGRDPVELLLEQASAVGLDALAITDHDVIDASLRAVELAPEYGLVGIPGVEITSEAGHVLGIGIDERVPPGLSYVETLAAIRERGGIAVVPHPFQSSRSGVGAKVSRDELARADAIEVYNSRLLTGRANRKAKAFARSRGLPMTAGSDAHIGEMVGQAVTKVDTRGERSAEAILAGIREGRTSVEGVRTPWRISFRQAGGGVKRRVRSRLDALFG
- a CDS encoding asparagine synthase C-terminal domain-containing protein produces the protein MIQGADAAVVERAIEHREPLPGTRGFAGRLHDGRLVRDVLGRYPLFVERGSSEWAFSPTELADPVSFPAGHLRDADGTRREWSLPDPPAFDDESQATAAVVDALDASLAAVADDGLAVAFSGGVDSSIVASALDAPLYAVGFEGSHDLAAARESARMMGRELHVVECTHADVERAVPAVARATGRTNAMDVGIGLSLYLVAERAAGDDYDRLAVGQGADELFGGYEKVARLDHRVEADTVRGAVRESIGSLPDGLERDVLAIRAAGVEPVAPLLDDRVVREALRLDGPMLATGEERKRILRRAAREFVPDAVATREKKALQYGSLIARELDRLARRAGYKRRMDDHVTRYVESLLE
- a CDS encoding NUDIX domain-containing protein, coding for METTRHFVATVYVVNDGATLLHEHRKLGLWLPPGGHVERDELPHEAARREAREETGLEVALYESHDDVHSPTVRSLPEPAHLLLEDIDRLEDRVAHQHVDFVYYGRVDDRDLDPGDGERAAEAWEWVTPEELEEDRFDSDVRRLGREAISLLG